In a single window of the Pelagibacterium sp. 26DY04 genome:
- the trpS gene encoding tryptophan--tRNA ligase, with protein sequence MPANNRVFSGIQPSGDLHLGNYLGAIRRFVPLQQTHECLYCVVDMHAITVWQEPNELRRATREVAAAFIAAGIDPKTSIVFNQSQVVQHAELAWIFNCVARIGWMNRMTQFKDKAGKNSENVSLGLLAYPSLMAADILLYKAGSVPVGDDQKQHLELTRDIAQKFNNDYAASIAENGFDPEFFPITEPLIAGPATRIMSLRDGTKKMSKSDPSDASRISLLDDADAIAKKIRRATTDPEPLPSDVEGLKGRAEADNLVGIYAALSDKTKSEVLTEFAGAGWGTFKPALADLAVTVLEPISTEMRRLLADPQTIDGYLRDGAERAGVLAEKTMKQVRAIVGFI encoded by the coding sequence ATGCCTGCCAACAATCGCGTCTTTTCCGGCATCCAGCCCTCGGGCGATCTGCACCTTGGCAATTATCTCGGCGCCATCCGTCGTTTCGTGCCGCTGCAGCAGACCCATGAGTGCCTTTATTGCGTCGTCGATATGCACGCGATCACCGTCTGGCAGGAACCCAACGAGCTGCGCCGTGCCACCCGCGAAGTCGCCGCCGCCTTCATCGCCGCTGGCATCGACCCCAAGACCTCGATCGTCTTCAACCAGTCCCAGGTGGTCCAGCACGCCGAACTGGCCTGGATCTTCAACTGCGTCGCCCGCATCGGCTGGATGAACCGCATGACCCAGTTCAAGGACAAGGCGGGGAAAAATTCCGAAAACGTCTCATTGGGCCTTCTCGCCTACCCCTCGCTGATGGCCGCCGATATCCTGCTCTATAAGGCCGGCTCGGTCCCGGTGGGCGACGATCAGAAGCAGCATCTCGAACTCACCCGCGACATCGCGCAGAAGTTCAACAATGATTACGCCGCCTCCATCGCCGAAAACGGCTTCGATCCGGAATTCTTCCCCATCACCGAGCCGCTGATCGCGGGCCCCGCCACCCGCATCATGAGCCTGCGCGACGGGACGAAAAAGATGAGCAAGTCGGACCCCTCCGACGCCTCGCGCATCTCGCTGCTCGACGATGCCGATGCCATCGCCAAAAAGATCAGACGCGCCACCACCGATCCCGAGCCGCTCCCTTCCGATGTCGAAGGGCTCAAGGGCCGCGCCGAGGCCGACAATCTGGTGGGCATCTATGCGGCGCTGTCGGACAAGACCAAGTCCGAAGTGCTCACCGAATTCGCGGGCGCCGGTTGGGGCACCTTCAAGCCGGCCCTTGCCGACCTCGCCGTCACGGTGCTCGAACCGATCTCGACCGAGATGCGGCGCCTGCTTGCCGATCCGCAAACCATTGATGGCTATCTGCGCGACGGCGCCGAGCGGGCCGGCGTGCTGGCCGAAAAGACAATGAAGCAAGTCCGCGCCATCGTGGGCTTCATCTAA